From Micromonospora sp. NBC_01699, a single genomic window includes:
- a CDS encoding SDR family oxidoreductase, with product MARRTSDVGVPDLSRKRVVITGANSGIGFGLSTRFAAAGAEVVLAVRNTQKGADAMARIRRDVPGAKLRLKRLDLSSLASVAALGEELKDEGHAIHFLINNAGIMTPPTRAATQDGFELQFGSNYLGHFAFTGHVLPLLRAAGTSRVVTMSSLANRWARFDFDDLQSERDYRPGRAYGLSKLATLVFARELDRRSAAGGWGVRSNSAHPGATVTNLQITGPTQPGASVLYRLTRMVNRVLYRVPWLWQQVPDGLLPALYAATGRDAEGGAYYGPSGFGELTGGHAPAKIPDAALDRQDAIRLWETSERLSGVSYPEVRQPV from the coding sequence ATGGCTCGTCGTACGTCCGATGTCGGCGTGCCCGACCTCAGTAGGAAGCGTGTCGTCATCACGGGCGCGAACAGCGGGATCGGATTCGGACTCAGCACCCGGTTCGCCGCTGCGGGTGCGGAGGTCGTCCTCGCCGTACGGAACACGCAGAAGGGCGCCGACGCGATGGCCAGGATCCGCCGCGACGTACCGGGCGCGAAGCTGCGGCTCAAGCGGCTCGACCTGTCGTCGCTGGCCAGCGTCGCCGCCCTCGGCGAGGAGCTGAAGGACGAGGGACACGCGATCCACTTCCTGATCAACAACGCCGGCATCATGACGCCGCCGACGCGGGCGGCCACGCAGGACGGGTTCGAGTTGCAGTTCGGCAGTAACTATCTCGGGCACTTCGCGTTCACCGGTCACGTCCTGCCGCTGCTGCGGGCGGCCGGCACCTCGCGGGTCGTCACGATGAGCAGCCTCGCGAACCGGTGGGCCCGGTTCGACTTCGACGATCTACAGAGCGAGCGGGACTATCGGCCGGGGCGCGCGTACGGCCTGTCGAAGCTCGCCACGCTGGTCTTCGCCCGCGAACTGGATCGGCGCAGCGCGGCCGGCGGTTGGGGCGTCCGGAGCAATTCGGCCCATCCGGGTGCCACGGTGACGAATCTTCAGATCACCGGGCCGACCCAGCCCGGTGCCTCGGTCCTGTACCGGCTGACCAGGATGGTGAACCGGGTCCTGTACCGCGTCCCGTGGCTGTGGCAGCAGGTCCCGGACGGGCTCCTTCCCGCGCTGTACGCCGCGACCGGCCGGGACGCCGAGGGCGGCGCGTACTACGGCCCGAGTGGGTTCGGTGAACTGACCGGCGGTCACGCGCCGGCGAAGATCCCCGACGCCGCTCTCGACCGGCAGGACGCGATCCGGCTGTGGGAGACCTCGGAGCGGCTGAGCGGGGTGTCCTACCCGGAGGTACGCCAACCGGTCTGA
- a CDS encoding DUF2784 domain-containing protein, which yields MGYRLLTTVILVVHFGFLAYLLLGGFVAWRWRWTIWPHLATAGWAVAVVAGSLVCPLTYAEHWSRRRAGESGPATTQGFIDRYVEGVLYPAHLTALAQALLALTVLTSWTVFYLRRPHAPHPPLPT from the coding sequence ATGGGCTATCGGTTGCTGACCACGGTGATCCTGGTGGTGCACTTCGGCTTTCTGGCCTACCTGCTGCTCGGCGGGTTTGTGGCCTGGCGTTGGCGGTGGACGATCTGGCCGCACCTGGCCACCGCCGGCTGGGCGGTGGCGGTCGTCGCGGGCAGCCTGGTCTGTCCGCTGACCTACGCCGAACACTGGTCGAGACGCCGGGCCGGCGAGTCCGGCCCCGCGACCACCCAGGGCTTCATCGACCGGTACGTCGAGGGCGTGCTCTATCCCGCCCACCTCACCGCCCTGGCCCAAGCCCTGCTGGCCCTGACCGTCCTCACATCCTGGACCGTCTTCTACCTCCGCCGCCCCCACGCCCCCCACCCACCCCTACCCACGTGA
- a CDS encoding YbjN domain-containing protein translates to MSEQDELIEALEDARDLPDGDGKIAELERIVAHADAAGNVRLGFDARFAVIDAYNNHTERWRMLPPFSWCLAAFDRDPSLFDDWDAEMLRWYHKWAIAALRSTPRVGLAQTQAAMDDLERRFRAGGRSLQAVYNLRCRIADHLGDEAGAREWLGRWRAARRDENSDCAGCDPSRQAELLAGWGEWEEAVNTVEPVLSGALGCAEQPEKALVTVLIAYLRLGRYDEAAQAHVRAYRRHRHERDAFPFLPEHLRFCALTGQHERGLEILGTHLGWLDRPYDESSAMEFAAAGALVCRLATEAGVDRKIQRPAYGERAAAEMSLPALGADLLATAQDLAGRFDARNGSSHQSGRMAAWLAERPLDVPVVLPPDEPSGDWAMPAALPPEGRQDVVAPLRIEAIVAVLQERGDHYLVDDDGTVGGRWGSAVIQFQRIGERQEILHARVISDRRLAADRLAEAYEFCNSWNHDQLLPKAYVHDTGEGELIIAGDVTTDLEHGVSGPQLAALVNATVATGAAFADAVADLP, encoded by the coding sequence ATGAGCGAGCAGGATGAGTTGATCGAGGCGTTGGAGGACGCCCGGGACCTGCCGGACGGCGACGGCAAGATCGCCGAGCTGGAACGGATCGTGGCGCACGCCGACGCGGCCGGCAACGTACGGCTCGGTTTCGACGCCCGGTTCGCCGTGATCGACGCGTACAACAACCACACCGAGCGGTGGCGGATGCTGCCGCCGTTCAGCTGGTGCCTGGCCGCCTTCGACCGCGACCCGTCGCTGTTCGACGACTGGGACGCGGAGATGCTGCGCTGGTACCACAAGTGGGCGATCGCCGCCCTGCGCAGCACCCCCCGGGTCGGGCTGGCGCAGACCCAGGCCGCCATGGACGACCTGGAACGCCGCTTCCGGGCCGGTGGGCGCAGCCTCCAGGCGGTCTACAACCTGCGCTGCCGGATCGCCGACCATCTCGGCGACGAGGCCGGGGCGCGGGAGTGGCTGGGCAGGTGGCGCGCCGCCCGCCGGGACGAGAACAGCGACTGCGCCGGATGCGACCCGTCCCGCCAGGCCGAGCTGCTGGCCGGCTGGGGCGAGTGGGAGGAGGCGGTGAACACCGTCGAGCCGGTCCTGTCCGGTGCCCTCGGCTGCGCCGAACAACCGGAGAAGGCGCTGGTCACGGTGCTCATCGCGTACCTGCGGCTGGGGCGTTACGACGAGGCGGCCCAGGCGCACGTGCGGGCGTACCGCCGGCATCGGCACGAGCGGGACGCGTTCCCGTTCCTCCCCGAGCACCTGCGGTTCTGCGCGCTGACCGGTCAGCACGAGCGCGGGTTGGAGATCCTCGGCACCCACCTGGGCTGGCTGGACCGGCCGTACGACGAGTCCTCGGCGATGGAGTTCGCCGCCGCCGGCGCGCTGGTCTGCCGGCTGGCCACGGAGGCCGGCGTCGACCGCAAGATCCAACGCCCGGCGTACGGCGAGCGGGCCGCCGCCGAGATGTCGCTGCCGGCGCTCGGTGCCGACCTGCTGGCGACCGCGCAGGATCTCGCCGGGCGGTTCGACGCCCGCAACGGATCCAGCCACCAGTCCGGTCGGATGGCCGCCTGGCTGGCCGAGCGGCCGCTGGACGTGCCGGTGGTGCTGCCGCCGGACGAGCCGTCGGGCGACTGGGCGATGCCGGCCGCGTTGCCGCCGGAGGGGCGGCAGGACGTGGTGGCGCCGCTGCGGATCGAGGCGATCGTCGCGGTGTTGCAGGAGCGCGGGGACCACTACCTGGTGGACGACGACGGCACGGTGGGCGGACGCTGGGGCTCGGCCGTGATCCAGTTCCAGCGGATCGGCGAGCGGCAGGAGATCCTGCACGCGCGGGTGATCTCCGACCGGCGGCTGGCGGCGGACCGGTTGGCCGAGGCGTACGAGTTCTGCAACTCCTGGAACCACGACCAGTTGCTACCGAAGGCGTACGTGCACGACACCGGCGAGGGTGAGCTGATCATCGCCGGTGACGTCACCACCGACCTGGAGCACGGGGTGAGCGGCCCACAGTTGGCCGCCCTGGTCAACGCCACGGTCGCGACCGGCGCCGCCTTCGCCGACGCAGTAGCCGACCTCCCCTGA
- a CDS encoding HSP90 family protein, which produces MEQRFRVDLRGVVDLLSQHLYSSPRVYARELLQNAADAITARRALAPDADPSPEPGRVVFEIDPDGTLRVHDNGVGLTEPEVHTFLASVGRTSKRDELGFARQDFLGQFGIGLLSCFMVADTIEVVSRSVTGTPAVHWTGHADGRYTVEVDDDARPTVGTTVTLRPRPGGGHWFAPEQVADLVRAYGHLLDVEVVRHAPDTAELRLTEPQAPWEVGHDDPEVRRSALLDYGAELLGSRPMDVIDLRVPEAGLVGVGFVLPTAGAIGPGGHRVYLKRMLLSENAVGLVPEWAFFVRCVVDTSVLRPTASREGLYDDDLLSRVQESLGGQIRDWLLDLSVHHPDRLAAFLRVHHLGVKALAVRDDEMLRLVDAGLPFETSRGTMTLRAFRRGGASVLRYAETVDEFRALAAIASAVGTPLVNAGYAYDTEILERLHRIDRSVTVRRLDPGELAARLEPLPAEQEAGLATFLGVARGVLAEFGCVPLIRQFDPVTVPALYVVSRRAHEQETVARDLAEADELWSDVLSAFAEVEIDHRPELVFNWRHPLIRRITAGPPGATLRHGIEALYGQALLAGHHPLRAVDTAALNRSFLALLDRAFAGPPAGTGALPAADPPPEENP; this is translated from the coding sequence ATGGAGCAACGTTTCCGGGTCGACCTGCGCGGCGTCGTCGACCTGCTCAGCCAGCATCTCTACAGCAGTCCCCGGGTCTACGCCCGCGAGCTGTTGCAGAACGCCGCGGACGCGATCACCGCCCGGCGGGCGCTCGCCCCGGACGCCGACCCGTCGCCCGAGCCGGGCCGGGTCGTGTTCGAGATCGACCCGGACGGCACGCTCCGGGTCCACGACAACGGCGTCGGTCTGACCGAGCCCGAGGTGCACACGTTCCTGGCCAGCGTCGGGCGTACCTCCAAACGCGACGAGTTGGGCTTCGCCCGGCAGGACTTCCTTGGCCAGTTCGGCATCGGCCTGCTCTCCTGTTTCATGGTCGCGGACACCATCGAGGTGGTGTCCCGCTCGGTCACCGGCACCCCGGCGGTGCACTGGACCGGCCACGCCGACGGGCGCTACACGGTCGAGGTCGACGACGACGCCCGGCCGACGGTCGGCACCACCGTGACCCTGCGGCCCCGGCCCGGTGGCGGGCACTGGTTCGCGCCGGAGCAGGTAGCCGACCTGGTCCGGGCGTACGGCCATCTGCTCGACGTGGAGGTGGTGCGGCACGCCCCGGACACCGCCGAGCTGCGGCTGACCGAGCCGCAGGCGCCCTGGGAGGTCGGGCACGACGACCCGGAGGTACGCCGCAGCGCGCTGCTCGACTACGGGGCGGAACTGCTCGGCAGCCGCCCGATGGACGTGATCGACCTGCGGGTGCCGGAGGCCGGGCTGGTCGGCGTCGGCTTCGTCCTGCCGACGGCGGGCGCGATCGGGCCGGGCGGGCACCGGGTCTACCTGAAGCGGATGTTGCTCAGTGAGAACGCGGTCGGCCTGGTGCCGGAGTGGGCGTTCTTCGTCCGCTGCGTGGTCGACACCTCCGTGCTGCGGCCCACCGCCAGCCGGGAGGGCCTCTACGACGACGACCTGCTCTCGCGGGTGCAGGAGTCGCTCGGCGGGCAGATCCGGGACTGGCTGCTGGACCTGTCGGTGCACCACCCGGACCGGCTGGCCGCCTTCCTCCGGGTGCACCACCTGGGGGTGAAGGCGCTCGCCGTACGCGACGACGAGATGCTGCGGCTGGTCGACGCCGGGCTGCCGTTCGAGACCAGCCGGGGCACGATGACGCTGCGCGCGTTCCGGCGCGGCGGCGCCTCGGTGCTGCGGTACGCCGAGACGGTGGACGAGTTCCGCGCGCTCGCCGCGATCGCCAGTGCCGTCGGCACCCCCCTGGTCAACGCCGGGTACGCGTACGACACCGAGATCCTGGAGCGGCTGCACCGGATCGACCGGTCGGTGACCGTACGGCGACTGGATCCGGGTGAGCTGGCCGCCCGGCTGGAGCCGCTCCCGGCCGAGCAGGAGGCGGGGCTGGCGACGTTCCTGGGTGTCGCCCGGGGCGTGCTGGCCGAGTTCGGCTGCGTGCCGCTGATCCGGCAGTTCGACCCGGTAACCGTACCGGCGTTGTACGTGGTCAGCCGGCGGGCGCACGAGCAGGAGACGGTCGCGCGGGACCTGGCCGAGGCCGACGAACTCTGGTCCGACGTGCTCTCCGCGTTCGCCGAGGTGGAGATCGACCACCGCCCGGAGCTGGTGTTCAACTGGCGGCACCCGCTGATCCGGCGGATCACCGCGGGTCCGCCGGGCGCCACCCTGCGGCACGGCATCGAGGCGCTGTACGGGCAGGCGCTGCTCGCCGGCCACCACCCGCTGCGCGCGGTCGACACCGCCGCCCTGAACCGGTCCTTTCTCGCCCTGCTCGACCGCGCCTTCGCCGGCCCGCCAGCCGGTACCGGCGCACTGCCCGCCGCGGATCCGCCCCCCGAGGAGAACCCATGA
- a CDS encoding YbjN domain-containing protein, with the protein MSSPGFPHSPDEPDLPHSPDEPVGAGQLQTLQPLTNDLIAAVLSARGFSFYTDGDGDLVGRWDDNLIYFFRLGPDGELLQVRTMAATTFPIDRVPELYAFCNAWNHDRLWPKAFVHVNDDGSARVCGEVTADLAQGVTLHQLDQLINCGISTGCQLAESAAELRP; encoded by the coding sequence ATGTCATCGCCGGGTTTCCCGCACTCCCCGGATGAGCCGGATCTCCCGCACTCGCCGGATGAGCCCGTCGGGGCCGGGCAGTTGCAGACGCTGCAACCGCTGACCAACGACCTCATCGCGGCGGTGCTGAGCGCCCGTGGCTTCTCCTTCTACACCGATGGCGACGGTGACCTGGTCGGCCGGTGGGACGACAACCTGATCTACTTCTTCCGGCTCGGCCCGGACGGCGAACTGCTCCAGGTACGCACGATGGCCGCGACCACGTTCCCGATCGACCGGGTCCCCGAGCTGTACGCGTTCTGCAACGCCTGGAACCACGACCGGTTGTGGCCCAAGGCGTTCGTGCACGTCAACGACGACGGCAGTGCCCGGGTCTGCGGCGAGGTAACCGCCGACCTGGCCCAGGGGGTGACGCTGCACCAGCTCGACCAGCTGATCAACTGTGGCATCTCGACCGGCTGTCAGCTCGCCGAGTCCGCCGCCGAACTGCGGCCCTGA
- a CDS encoding DNA translocase FtsK yields MAGRTPQANRRRSGSSTRGAAASRTRQPTRAQQSARTRAAARKPARTPPAVYVGRAVNTMWMGMAHGVGWAFRAAGRQAATARDLDPEHRRDGAGLLMLGLSILTAVAVWFSSAGPLGARLADTVRLFLGAISVVLPLLLLIGAIRLMRTPGEAEHRGRGLVGWSALILGTGGLLHIGHHPTNNLERDYAGGLIGAGIGRLLEDAFTPWVAVPLLVLLVLFGLLVVTATPINKVPERLGLFAEAITGRGGGTPSDQDDELDEPDDEEPPARRRPPRRRGGSRVGGAGDTDGYDADELPDEPVPVPRRPAAKVPTVRKAAEPPEHSPAPSRAEQLALTGLGGNYVLPPANLLRTGTAPKTRSKANDEVIAALTGVFDQFDVDAAVTGFTRGPTVTRYEVELGHGVKVERITQLSRNIAYAVKSPDVRILSPIPGKSAVGVEIPNSDREDVALGDVLRSRAAGSDHHPMLVALGKDIEGGYVVANLAKMPHILIAGATGAGKSSCLNSLLVSILSRATPDEVRLLLIDPKRVEMTSYEGIPHLVTPIVTNPKKAADSLDWVVREMDMRYDDLAAAGVRHIDDYNRKVRAGQIKPPPGSEREIRPYPYLLVIVDELADLMMVAPRDVEDSVVRITQLARAAGIHLVLATQRPSVDVVTGLIKANVPSRLAFATSSLADSRVILDQPGAEKLIGRGDGLFLPMGASKPVRIQGAWVNESEIADIVKFCKEQREPEFRSDVLAPAKDMKKKVDEDIGDDLDVLVQAIELVVTSQFGSTSMLQRKLRVGFAKAGRLMDLMETRGVVGPSEGSKARDVLIKPDELDDVLATLQGDNPDA; encoded by the coding sequence ATGGCGGGCCGTACCCCTCAGGCGAACCGGCGCCGAAGCGGGTCGTCCACGCGCGGCGCCGCCGCTTCCCGTACCCGGCAACCCACGCGTGCCCAGCAGTCTGCCCGTACCCGTGCGGCGGCCCGCAAGCCCGCGCGGACCCCACCGGCGGTCTACGTCGGTCGCGCGGTCAACACCATGTGGATGGGGATGGCGCACGGCGTCGGCTGGGCGTTCCGCGCCGCCGGCCGCCAGGCCGCCACCGCCCGCGACCTCGACCCCGAGCACCGCCGCGACGGCGCCGGGCTGCTCATGCTCGGCCTGTCCATCCTGACCGCCGTCGCGGTCTGGTTCTCCTCCGCCGGCCCGCTCGGCGCCCGACTCGCCGACACCGTCCGGCTCTTCCTCGGCGCCATCTCCGTGGTCCTGCCGCTGCTGCTGCTGATCGGCGCGATCCGGCTGATGCGCACCCCCGGCGAGGCGGAGCACCGGGGCCGGGGGCTGGTCGGCTGGTCGGCGCTGATTCTCGGCACCGGCGGGCTGCTGCACATCGGCCACCACCCGACCAACAACCTCGAACGGGACTACGCCGGCGGGCTGATCGGCGCCGGCATCGGCCGGCTGCTGGAGGACGCGTTCACCCCGTGGGTGGCCGTACCGCTGCTGGTCCTGCTGGTCCTGTTCGGCCTGCTCGTGGTCACCGCGACCCCGATCAACAAGGTCCCGGAACGGTTGGGCCTGTTCGCCGAGGCGATCACCGGCCGGGGCGGCGGCACCCCGTCCGACCAGGACGACGAACTCGACGAGCCCGACGACGAGGAACCCCCGGCCCGCCGCCGCCCACCCCGCCGTCGCGGCGGCAGCCGGGTCGGGGGGGCCGGCGACACCGATGGGTACGACGCCGACGAGCTCCCCGACGAGCCGGTCCCGGTGCCGCGCAGGCCGGCCGCGAAGGTCCCCACCGTTCGCAAGGCCGCCGAGCCGCCCGAGCACTCGCCGGCACCGAGCCGGGCCGAACAGCTCGCCCTCACCGGCCTCGGCGGCAACTACGTGCTGCCGCCGGCCAACCTGCTGCGTACCGGCACCGCGCCGAAGACCCGGAGCAAGGCCAACGACGAGGTGATCGCCGCGCTCACCGGCGTCTTCGACCAGTTCGACGTGGACGCCGCGGTGACCGGCTTCACCCGTGGCCCGACCGTGACCCGCTACGAGGTCGAGCTCGGCCACGGGGTCAAGGTGGAGCGGATCACCCAGCTCTCCCGCAACATCGCGTACGCGGTGAAGTCCCCCGACGTACGGATCCTGAGCCCGATTCCCGGCAAGAGCGCGGTCGGGGTGGAGATCCCGAACAGCGACCGGGAGGACGTGGCGCTCGGCGACGTACTGCGTTCCCGGGCCGCCGGCAGCGATCACCACCCGATGCTGGTGGCGCTCGGCAAGGACATCGAGGGCGGCTACGTGGTCGCCAACCTGGCCAAGATGCCGCACATCCTGATCGCCGGCGCGACCGGCGCGGGCAAGTCCTCCTGCCTGAACTCGCTGCTGGTCTCGATCCTGAGCCGGGCCACCCCGGACGAGGTACGACTGCTGCTGATCGACCCGAAGCGGGTCGAGATGACCAGCTACGAGGGGATTCCGCACCTGGTCACGCCGATCGTGACCAACCCGAAGAAGGCGGCCGACTCGCTGGACTGGGTCGTCCGCGAGATGGACATGCGCTACGACGACCTCGCCGCCGCCGGGGTACGCCACATCGACGACTACAACCGCAAGGTGCGGGCCGGTCAGATCAAGCCGCCGCCCGGCAGTGAGCGGGAGATCCGGCCGTACCCGTACCTGCTGGTGATCGTGGACGAGCTGGCCGACCTGATGATGGTCGCCCCGCGTGACGTCGAGGACTCGGTGGTCCGGATCACCCAGCTCGCCCGCGCCGCCGGCATCCACCTGGTGCTGGCCACCCAGCGCCCCTCGGTCGACGTGGTCACCGGCCTGATCAAGGCCAACGTGCCGTCCCGACTGGCGTTCGCCACCTCGTCGCTGGCCGACTCGCGGGTCATCCTGGACCAGCCCGGCGCGGAGAAGCTGATCGGTCGCGGCGACGGCCTGTTCCTGCCGATGGGCGCCTCCAAGCCGGTACGCATCCAGGGCGCCTGGGTCAACGAGTCCGAGATCGCCGACATCGTGAAGTTCTGCAAGGAGCAGCGGGAGCCGGAGTTCCGCTCCGACGTGCTCGCCCCGGCGAAGGACATGAAGAAGAAGGTCGACGAGGACATCGGCGACGACCTGGACGTACTCGTACAGGCGATCGAGCTGGTGGTCACCTCGCAGTTCGGCTCCACCTCGATGCTGCAACGCAAGCTGCGGGTCGGCTTCGCCAAGGCCGGCCGCCTGATGGACCTGATGGAAACCCGCGGCGTGGTCGGCCCCTCCGAAGGCTCCAAGGCCCGCGACGTCCTGATCAAGCCCGACGAACTGGACGACGTCCTCGCCACCCTCCAGGGTGACAACCCCGACGCCTGA
- a CDS encoding CBU_0592 family membrane protein: MVMTTLDLIEVLGALLILAAFAANQLRRMDPHSVRYLLLNVVGAGILAVLAAIHHSWGFLLLEGTWTIVSLISLAHTLLPRPHSPDPDKP; the protein is encoded by the coding sequence ATGGTGATGACCACACTCGACCTGATCGAGGTCCTCGGTGCCCTGCTGATCCTGGCCGCGTTCGCCGCCAATCAGCTCCGCCGGATGGACCCGCACTCCGTCCGCTATCTCCTGCTCAACGTCGTCGGCGCCGGCATCCTCGCGGTGCTGGCCGCGATCCACCACTCCTGGGGCTTCCTCCTCCTGGAGGGCACCTGGACCATCGTCTCCCTGATCTCCCTAGCCCACACCCTCCTCCCCCGCCCCCACTCCCCCGACCCCGACAAGCCCTGA
- a CDS encoding ornithine cyclodeaminase family protein — MTLLLTDNEVAERLDGLTAVAAMRAALLAAYSGRLVAPPRASAALRGGRLVTAAGQLADEWYGFRSYDTFGRPEAEQLVVLHEAGSGRIRAIAVGEEIGSRGSGALGAVAVDTLARPDAATVGVLGAGRQAWAQIWATASVRPLREVTVHCRTPAVRDAFAARVRAELGVPAHAVTSAAAAVRDRDVVVLATDSPTPVVDPADLAPGTHVNVVGFKQQGRAEFGPDLLDLAEVLVTDSVEQAMDYRPPMLAAVAPYADRLRHLGALLTGEQPGRTAADQVTLFCSVGLAGAEVFLLDRLARVEALSA, encoded by the coding sequence ATGACCCTGCTTCTCACCGACAACGAGGTAGCCGAACGGCTTGACGGTCTAACCGCCGTCGCCGCGATGCGCGCCGCGCTGCTGGCCGCGTACAGCGGGCGGTTGGTCGCGCCGCCCCGCGCGTCCGCGGCCCTGCGCGGAGGGCGCCTGGTCACGGCCGCCGGGCAGTTGGCCGACGAGTGGTACGGGTTCCGCTCCTACGACACCTTCGGCCGCCCCGAAGCGGAGCAGCTCGTCGTGCTGCACGAGGCGGGATCCGGCCGGATCCGGGCGATCGCGGTCGGCGAGGAGATCGGCTCACGGGGCAGCGGGGCACTCGGTGCTGTGGCGGTCGACACACTCGCCCGCCCCGATGCCGCCACGGTGGGGGTGCTCGGCGCCGGGCGACAGGCATGGGCCCAGATCTGGGCCACCGCCTCGGTACGCCCGCTGCGCGAGGTGACCGTCCACTGCCGTACGCCGGCCGTCCGGGACGCGTTCGCCGCCCGGGTACGGGCCGAGCTCGGCGTACCCGCACACGCGGTGACCAGCGCGGCGGCGGCGGTACGCGACCGCGATGTGGTGGTGCTCGCCACCGACAGCCCGACCCCGGTGGTCGACCCGGCCGACCTGGCCCCCGGCACCCACGTCAACGTGGTCGGCTTCAAGCAGCAGGGCCGGGCCGAGTTCGGGCCGGACCTGCTCGACCTGGCCGAGGTGCTGGTCACCGACTCGGTGGAGCAGGCGATGGACTACCGGCCGCCGATGCTCGCCGCCGTCGCGCCGTACGCCGACCGGCTGCGCCACCTCGGCGCGCTGCTCACCGGTGAGCAGCCGGGGCGGACCGCCGCCGACCAGGTGACCCTGTTCTGCTCGGTCGGGCTGGCCGGCGCGGAGGTCTTCCTGCTCGACCGGCTGGCCCGGGTCGAAGCGCTGAGCGCCTAG
- the rimO gene encoding 30S ribosomal protein S12 methylthiotransferase RimO has protein sequence MVSANSSSSTTGRRVALLTLGCARNEVDSEELAARLDADGWQVTTDGEGADVVLVNTCGFVEKAKQDSIETLLAAADTGAKVVAAGCMAERYGRELADSLPEAGAVLSFDDYPDISARLNAVLAGEQVVAHTPRDRRELLPLTPVDRHGSGVVVPGHAQQTARPAGGALVTDEHTPAHLRPVLRHRLDTGPVASLKLASGCDRRCAFCAIPAFRGAFVSRPPEELLAEAEWLARTGVRELVLVSENSTSYGKDLGDPRLLEKLLPQLAAVTGIVRVRASYLQPAETRPGLVETIATTPGVAAYFDLSFQHSSEPVLRRMRRFGSTARFLELLGSARELAPAAGARSNFIVGFPGETRADVDELVRFLSEARLDAIGMFDYSDEDGTEAAGLPGKVASATIKRRYDRLSALADELCSQRAEERLGSTVEVLVDTVDGGVVEGRAEHQAPEVDGSTTLVAPVGGGVDLAALRPGDLVRATVTGTEGVDLVAVPVELVSAAASPPGSAR, from the coding sequence ATGGTGTCTGCCAATTCCTCTTCCTCGACCACCGGCCGCCGGGTGGCGTTGCTGACCCTGGGCTGCGCCCGCAACGAGGTCGACTCGGAGGAGCTGGCCGCCCGTCTCGACGCCGACGGTTGGCAGGTGACCACCGACGGCGAGGGCGCCGACGTGGTGCTCGTCAACACCTGCGGCTTCGTCGAGAAGGCCAAGCAGGACTCGATCGAGACCCTGCTCGCCGCCGCCGACACCGGGGCGAAGGTGGTCGCCGCTGGTTGCATGGCCGAGCGCTACGGCCGCGAACTCGCCGACAGCCTGCCCGAGGCCGGCGCGGTGCTGAGCTTCGACGACTACCCGGACATCTCGGCCCGGCTGAACGCGGTCCTCGCCGGTGAGCAGGTCGTCGCGCACACCCCCAGGGACCGGCGCGAACTGCTCCCGCTGACCCCGGTCGACCGGCACGGCAGCGGCGTGGTGGTGCCCGGTCACGCGCAGCAGACCGCACGCCCGGCCGGCGGCGCCCTCGTCACCGACGAACACACCCCGGCGCACCTGCGCCCGGTGCTGCGCCACCGGCTCGACACGGGTCCGGTCGCCTCGCTCAAGCTCGCCAGCGGTTGCGACCGGCGATGCGCGTTCTGCGCCATCCCGGCGTTCCGGGGCGCGTTCGTCTCCCGCCCGCCGGAAGAACTGCTGGCCGAGGCGGAGTGGCTGGCCCGCACGGGCGTACGCGAACTGGTGCTGGTCAGCGAAAATTCCACCTCGTACGGCAAGGATCTCGGCGACCCGCGCCTGCTGGAGAAGCTGCTGCCGCAGCTCGCCGCGGTGACCGGGATCGTCCGGGTCCGGGCGAGCTATCTCCAGCCGGCCGAAACCCGGCCGGGGCTGGTCGAGACGATCGCCACCACGCCGGGGGTGGCGGCCTACTTCGACCTGTCGTTCCAGCACTCCAGCGAGCCGGTGCTGCGCCGGATGCGGCGATTCGGGTCGACCGCCCGATTCCTCGAACTGCTCGGTTCGGCCCGTGAGCTGGCCCCGGCGGCCGGCGCGCGGAGCAACTTCATCGTCGGCTTCCCCGGCGAGACCCGCGCCGACGTGGACGAGCTGGTCCGGTTCCTGTCCGAGGCCCGGCTCGACGCGATCGGCATGTTCGACTACAGCGACGAGGACGGCACCGAGGCCGCCGGCCTGCCCGGCAAGGTCGCCTCGGCCACGATCAAGCGACGGTACGACCGGCTGAGCGCGCTCGCCGACGAGCTCTGCTCCCAGCGTGCCGAGGAACGGCTCGGCTCGACCGTCGAGGTGCTGGTCGACACGGTCGACGGCGGGGTCGTCGAGGGACGCGCCGAGCACCAGGCGCCCGAGGTCGACGGGTCCACCACGCTGGTGGCGCCGGTCGGCGGCGGGGTCGACCTGGCCGCGTTGCGCCCCGGTGACCTGGTCCGGGCCACCGTCACCGGAACCGAGGGGGTCGACCTGGTCGCCGTACCGGTCGAGCTGGTGTCCGCGGCGGCGAGCCCGCCGGGCAGCGCGAGGTGA